One Solanum pennellii chromosome 10, SPENNV200 genomic region harbors:
- the LOC114074350 gene encoding putative F-box protein At3g52320 — MKISKRKKRKEDDEQHMMNCNIPNEMVIEILGRVACQDLVQNLKLVCKKWYSIIYNGSFAYSHFEHNNNNNKKSSSFSQLKALAISTSNGKSVTVSSLEWHDNFLEKPFENLMMNDCNDLFTVEYTSESRIEQMSFHKANCVNGFVCFWSTRHARFHICNSMTMEYVTTPPNPYWSSIRGDHITAGLGFCPITYQYKLVIFQSHYDFDAPKSSEMVKGSISTINGNDHSWRPLKWIDDSLEPGPRSPACVNGALYWTTNTTCADYSRGIYDTTILVAFDIAKEESYVIEVPIESESHHVSIEEKGGKICLMTNELCHDSRCILFKGYIAHNINDLENLNSWKLEFNVTIYDIYGEFGDQHMSFTNEILMVDTYESMSFFDVATGRILDEFQTSTSTRSILIPYVPSLISLHHRPIREKKYLDAVCGL; from the coding sequence ATGAAAATCTccaagagaaagaagagaaaagaagatgatGAGCAACATATGATGAATTGTAATATACCCAATGAAATGGTAATTGAGATATTAGGAAGAGTAGCTTGTCAAGATTTGGTACAAAATTTAAAGTTGGTATGTAAGAAATGGTATTCCATTATCTACAATGGAAGTTTTGCCTACTCACACTTTGaacacaataataataataataagaaatccTCATCATTCTCTCAACTTAAGGCTCTTGCTATTTCCACAAGTAATGGAAAATCCGTCACTGTTTCTTCCTTGGAATGGCATGATAATTTCTTAGAGAAACCATTCGAAAACTTGATGATGAATGATTGTAACGACTTATTCACTGTGGAATATACATCAGAATCACGTATTGAGCAAATGTCCTTTCATAAGGCAAACTGTGTGAATGGTTTTGTGTGTTTTTGGAGTACACGTCATGCTCGTTTTCACATTTGTAATTCAATGACTATGGAATATGTGACAACTCCACCAAATCCATATTGGTCTTCAATTAGAGGAGATCACATTACAGCTGGGCTTGGATTTTGCCCAATTACATATCAGTACAAATTGGTCATTTTTCAAAGTCACTATGATTTTGACGCTCCTAAATCATCAGAAATGGTTAAAGGTTCAATTTCAACTATTAACGGAAATGACCACTCATGGAGGCCTTTAAAATGGATTGACGATTCACTTGAACCAGGTCCTAGGTCACCGGCATGTGTTAATGGAGCGTTATATTGGACTACAAACACTACTTGTGCTGATTACAGTCGAGGTATTTATGATACAACAATACTTGTTGCTTTCGACATTGCTAAGGAAGAATCTTATGTGATTGAAGTACCAATAGAAAGTGAATCACACCATGTAAGTATAGAGGAAAAAGGAGGAAAGATATGTTTGATGACAAATGAGCTGTGTCACGATTCGAGATGTATATTGTTCAAGGGATATATTGCTCATAATATTAATGATCTGGAAAACTTAAATTCATGGAAACTGGAGTTTAATGTGACAATTTATGACATATATGGCGAATTTGGTGACCAACATATGAGCTTTACCAACGAGATTTTGATGGTTGATACATATGAGAGCATGTCTTTTTTCGATGTTGCAACTGGAAGGATATTGGACGAATTTCAAACCTCCACTAGCACCCGTTCAATTTTAATCCCTTATGTGCCTAGTTTGATATCTCTTCACCATCGCCccataagagaaaaaaaatacttagaCGCTGTGTGCGGATTgtaa